The stretch of DNA CCGCCGTATGAACGCAAATGCAAAAATTGAAGGCCGTTCTGTTATCATTGACGGTCCGTCTGATTTGCAGGGAGCAGAAGTAGCGGCAACAGACTTACGTGCAGCTGCAGCATTGATTATCGCAGGTCTTGTGGCTGACGGCTATACACGCGTTACAGAACTAAAGCATCTTGATCGTGGATATGTGAATTTCCATGGCAAGCTTGCGGCGCTTGGTGCGGATATCGAGCGCGTATCAGAAGCAGCAGAAACACCAGTTGCGGTGAAAAGCTGAATTTATTTTTATTCCTACTTTTATGAAAACCGTCTGCAGATGCAGGCGGTTTTTTATGTTCGGTCATAATCATTATAGTCGTGCATATCCCTTTTTATACAGCAAGGAGGGAAATTTGTTGAAAAAGCCGTTTTTCGCTTTTTTACTGATCGTCGTTACAGCTATTGCGATTCCAGCTGCCGGCCTGTGGCTGACGGACGGACAAAAGACGGCGCCAAAGAAGGAGGAGAAAGAGCCGACTGTAGAGGTTATTCGGTCTGACACGCAAAAAACTGAATCTGTTCCGCTTGAGGAGTATGTGGCAGGAGTAGTAGCAGCTGAAATGCCGGCTTCTTTTGAAAAAGAAGCGTTAAAAGCCCAGGCTGTCGCTGCGCGTACCTTTATTTTAACGGAAACGCTGAAAGGGCAGGACGTAACGGATACCGTAGATGACCAGGTATTTAAAGATGAGGATGACCAGAAAAAAATGTGGGGAGCCGATTTTAAGAAAAACAAAGAGAAGATTGAAGAGGCTGCAGATGAAACAGAAGGGGAAGTACTCGTGTATGATGGACAACCAATTACAGCTGCGTTTTTTTCCTCTGGCAATGGACAGACGGAAAATGCTGAAGAATACTGGCAGTCAGCAGCCCCCTATTTAATCAGTGTCGTGAGTCCATGGGATGAATCTGCCCCTAATTTTGAACAAGAACTCGTTCTGACCAAACAAGAAGTAGAGGAAAAGCTGGATGTGTCTCTGCCTTCATCGGGGGAAGTCGGTACGGTAGTGGATAAAACAACTGGCGGGCGTATCGGCAGCATTTTAATTGACGGCCAATCATTTACAGGCCGGGAAATAAGAGAAGCCCTTGGCCTGCCTTCTGCGGACTTTAACATGACGGTTAAAGGCAGTGATGTAATCGTAGAAACGAAAGGATATGGACACGGAGTGGGGATGAGCCAATACGGAGCTAACGGGATGGCGAAAGAAGGGAAAAACTATAAAGATATTACAGCCCATTATTATCCGGGTGCCGAAATAGCAGATGTGCAGTCTTTCTTAAAATAAACGAAAAAACACGTCCGCATTTACTGCGGACGTGTCCATTCACCGAAGCCTGCCAGCCAGCGGCCGATACGTGATTTGCGCTCGAAATAAAAATAATTAACAGCTAAAAATGCAATCGTAACACCGGTTACGTCTTTGACTGCATCAATAAGCGTAGCCGACCGGTACGGTACGAATGCTTGATGGATTTCGTCAGTCAGTCCGTAAAAAGAAGCAAACATTGCTGCAGCCAGGCTGGTAAGCGGCGTCAGCTTTCCATTTGCTAAAAGAGCAAGCACAATCAGGCCGTACAAAATGGCAAATTCAACAAGGTGAAGTGATTCTTTTATAAATAAGTCTACTTTATTATTCGGTAAATCCATAATTGTATCGTGCGGAAGCCCTGACATGATCCAAATAGCAATCATATATAAAACAGGCAGTCCCATCATTAAAAACCGAATTCCTTTTTTCACTTCCACACCTCCATCTCCCTCTTTGATTTTACCATTCCAACGCAGTGAGAACCTTTATGATTGTGGCGTTTTTCGTACGATTTAGGGAATTTTATGGCATAAGTGTATAAAAAAACATCTGCCTGTCCAAAATGGTTGTCGAGGTGATAACTATGAAAGAGGGCGGCAAAAAAACACTCCCCCCAAAATTAAAAGACTTCTTTATGAAGCGACGGGCACTGCCTGTGATTTATCTTGCTTGTGCTATTTTATTGATTTCCAGTCTTATGTTTTACGAAGTAATGAAGCCTGAAAAGAAAGAGGATGCGGCCGTATTTGATCAGCCAGCAGAAAGTGTGAATGGCACTGTCGAGACGGAACAGATGATCATGCCAGTTGTAGAAGGAGCGATTGCGAAAACCGCTTTTTACGATTCAAAAGCAAAAGCAGCCCAGCAGGAAGAAGCGCTTGTTGTATTTAACGACACCTACTATGAAAGTACGGGTGTAGACTATGCGCTTGAAAACGGAAAAACCTTTGCCGTATCCGCACCGCTTTCCGGAACGGTTACGGATGTACGGGAAGATGCATTCATTGGGAATTACATTGAAATTGACCATGGCAATGGGGCAGTCAGCACATTCCAATCGATCAAGGATATTCAAGTGAAAAAAGATGACAAGGTCAGCCAGGGACAAAAAATTGGCGAGGCCGGACGCAGCATTCTCAACGAATCAGCGGGTATTCACGTTCACTTTGAAATGACCAAAGATGGCGACCTGATAAATCCATCCGCGCTCTATGGAAAGGCCGTCAGTGAATGGAAATGAATATTTCCCAGGGAATGCGCATACTGTTAGTAAAAAGAAATGGGTCTACTTTCATTCGATGAAACCTATGGCCGAACCATTCGACACCGCTCATCCCGTTTCCGCTGAAGGAGGCGTGTGCGTGCGCGAATACATCAAAGAAAGAGCGCTGAAGGCCGGGAAATATATCGTGGAAACAAACAAAACGGTCCGGGACATTGCAAAGGAATTCGGCATTTCAAAAAGCACCGTCCATAAAGATCTAACGGAACGGCTGCCGAATGTAAACCCGGAGCTGTCCGCTCGTGTCGAGCATATTTTGCACTATCATAAATCTGTCCGGCACCTGCGGGGAGGAGAAGCGACTAAACAAAAGTGGAAGCGGTCTGTTTAACACTCAATGTCAATATGACTTTGGGCGCTGGCTGCTGAAGCTAAGATGAAGCAAAAGCGAAAGCAGTCCATATAAGCTCGACTGGCATCAGCATCATCAGCAGCGGTATTCTTGGACGCACAGCTGATGATACTTATGACTTCGAGACTGGCTGCTGGAGTCAAGATGAAGCAAAAGTGGAACCTGGCCTGTCTGGGCTCACACCGCGCAAATTGGGAACTGACATTCAAATGTTCTGATTGTTGAAACCTAATACTAAAAAAGGACGTCTCTATTTTAAAAGAGCGTCCTTTTTTCATAGTCAAAAACGGATAATCATTGTCCATACTTTCCTAAATATATGGTAAAATAGATATTTGGAGCAAAAAAGCGACTTTCATAATAAGAATAGATAAAGCATATTCAGGGGGAATAAAGCATGTTATCAAGGGATATTGGAATTGATCTTGGCACAGCTAATGTTTTGATTCATGTAAAAGGACAAGGAATTGTACTAAACGAACCATCTGTTGTCGCACTGGACCGAAGCACAAATAAAGTGCTTGCAGTAGGAGAAGAAGCTTATCAAATGGTCGGCCGGACACCGGGCAATATCGTAGCGATTCGTCCGCTTCGCGATGGAGTCATTGCCGATTTTGATGTAACCGAATCGATGCTTAGGCACTTTATTAATAAACTAAATGTAAAAGGCTTTCTATCAAAGCCGCGTATTTTAATTTGCTGCCCGACACAAATTACGGCGGTAGAGCAAAAAGCCATTCGTGAAGCAGCAGAAAAAAGCGGAGGAAAAACCGTTTATCTGGAAGAAGAGCCGAAGGTGGCGGCTGTTGGCGCCGGCATGGATATTTTTGAGCCGAGCGGAAACATGGTAATTGACATCGGCGGCGGTACGACGGACGTAGCGGTTTTGTCGCTGGGTGCGATTGTGACAGCTGAGTCGATTAAAGTGGCCGGCAACACATTCGACGCTGACATTATGAACTATGTGAAAAAGCAGTACAAGCTCTTGATTGGTGAGCGGACAGCAGAAGCGATTAAAATCAACGTCGGAACGGTATATCCAGGTTCTCGCAATGAAGAAATGGAGATTCGCGGGCGTGACATTATGACGGGACTGCCGAAAATTTTAACGATTACTTCTGTAGAAATTGAAGGGGCATTGCGTGAATCTGTCGCACAAATTGTCCAGGCCTCTAAAAATGTACTTGAGCAGACACCTCCTGAATTGTCTGCTGACATTATCGACCGCGGTGTGATGCTGACAGGCGGCGGAGCTCTTTTGCACGGCATTGACCAATTAATGGCAGATGAATTAAAGGTACCGGTATTTGTGGCCGAGAACCCAATGGACTGCGTAGCCATCGGTACAGGTGTTATGCTTGAGAGCATGGACCGGATTTCTTCCAAAAAAAGAAAAATATGAACAAATAAAGCTGCTTTTTATAAGCAGCTTTATTTATTTTCCCTCAAACTGTCTATTTTTCTTATTATTTTCTGTTAATGCAGGGGGTGCCATTGTATAATGAAGACGGCATCTATTGCTAAAAAATTGAGGTGAAAAAGTTGTTTAAAGGGTTTTACACTGCTGCCTCAGGCATGATTGCCCAGCAGCGGCGCACTGAAATTTTAACGAACAACATGTCAAATGCGAATACACCGGGCTACAAAGCAGACCAGACAAGTGTAAGAGCTTTTCCGGAAATGCTTTTAAAGCGGATGGATAAAACATCTATACCGGTCGAAAATAAATTAAATGTGCCGCTTGAGCCGCAAATCGGCGCGCTCAATACTGGCGTCTACTTACAAGAAACAATGCCTAATTTCCGTCAGGGTGAC from Domibacillus sp. DTU_2020_1001157_1_SI_ALB_TIR_016 encodes:
- a CDS encoding rod shape-determining protein, producing MLSRDIGIDLGTANVLIHVKGQGIVLNEPSVVALDRSTNKVLAVGEEAYQMVGRTPGNIVAIRPLRDGVIADFDVTESMLRHFINKLNVKGFLSKPRILICCPTQITAVEQKAIREAAEKSGGKTVYLEEEPKVAAVGAGMDIFEPSGNMVIDIGGGTTDVAVLSLGAIVTAESIKVAGNTFDADIMNYVKKQYKLLIGERTAEAIKINVGTVYPGSRNEEMEIRGRDIMTGLPKILTITSVEIEGALRESVAQIVQASKNVLEQTPPELSADIIDRGVMLTGGGALLHGIDQLMADELKVPVFVAENPMDCVAIGTGVMLESMDRISSKKRKI
- a CDS encoding M23 family metallopeptidase, whose protein sequence is MKRRALPVIYLACAILLISSLMFYEVMKPEKKEDAAVFDQPAESVNGTVETEQMIMPVVEGAIAKTAFYDSKAKAAQQEEALVVFNDTYYESTGVDYALENGKTFAVSAPLSGTVTDVREDAFIGNYIEIDHGNGAVSTFQSIKDIQVKKDDKVSQGQKIGEAGRSILNESAGIHVHFEMTKDGDLINPSALYGKAVSEWK
- the spoIIID gene encoding sporulation transcriptional regulator SpoIIID, with product MREYIKERALKAGKYIVETNKTVRDIAKEFGISKSTVHKDLTERLPNVNPELSARVEHILHYHKSVRHLRGGEATKQKWKRSV
- the spoIID gene encoding stage II sporulation protein D, with the translated sequence MKKPFFAFLLIVVTAIAIPAAGLWLTDGQKTAPKKEEKEPTVEVIRSDTQKTESVPLEEYVAGVVAAEMPASFEKEALKAQAVAARTFILTETLKGQDVTDTVDDQVFKDEDDQKKMWGADFKKNKEKIEEAADETEGEVLVYDGQPITAAFFSSGNGQTENAEEYWQSAAPYLISVVSPWDESAPNFEQELVLTKQEVEEKLDVSLPSSGEVGTVVDKTTGGRIGSILIDGQSFTGREIREALGLPSADFNMTVKGSDVIVETKGYGHGVGMSQYGANGMAKEGKNYKDITAHYYPGAEIADVQSFLK
- a CDS encoding VanZ family protein, which codes for MKKGIRFLMMGLPVLYMIAIWIMSGLPHDTIMDLPNNKVDLFIKESLHLVEFAILYGLIVLALLANGKLTPLTSLAAAMFASFYGLTDEIHQAFVPYRSATLIDAVKDVTGVTIAFLAVNYFYFERKSRIGRWLAGFGEWTRPQ